In Leptospira stimsonii, a single window of DNA contains:
- a CDS encoding gamma carbonic anhydrase family protein, which produces MKIHETAFIHPQATAIGLVEMGAYSSLWPGAVARADMNHIVLGEGVNIQDNTTLHTDSSRGIEIGDYTLVGHNAMLHGCKIGRGCLIGIGSIVLDDAEVGDGAMIMAGCMVRGGKKIPSGAMVIQKDGDLKIFEGKAKPIYTVAGCLEYISLSKRFKEGIFGPFSKEEEIEFQNQAKVILERMGIPFKG; this is translated from the coding sequence ATGAAAATTCACGAGACGGCATTCATACATCCGCAGGCGACCGCGATCGGTTTGGTCGAGATGGGAGCCTATTCTTCCCTTTGGCCAGGCGCCGTCGCAAGAGCCGATATGAACCATATCGTTCTCGGAGAAGGTGTGAATATCCAAGACAATACAACTCTTCATACGGATTCTAGTAGAGGAATTGAAATCGGAGATTATACGTTAGTCGGTCATAATGCGATGCTTCATGGTTGTAAAATCGGAAGGGGTTGTCTCATTGGAATCGGCAGTATCGTGTTAGACGACGCTGAAGTCGGAGACGGTGCGATGATCATGGCAGGCTGTATGGTTCGCGGTGGAAAAAAAATTCCTTCCGGTGCCATGGTGATTCAGAAAGACGGCGATCTTAAGATTTTTGAAGGAAAAGCAAAACCGATTTATACGGTAGCCGGATGTTTGGAATATATTTCTCTTTCGAAACGTTTTAAGGAAGGAATTTTCGGACCGTTTTCCAAAGAAGAAGAAATTGAATTTCAAAATCAGGCGAAAGTGATTTTAGAGAGAATGGGAATTCCTTTTAAAGGTTAA
- the pheT gene encoding phenylalanine--tRNA ligase subunit beta — protein MKLSLDWMNDFAPLKEVGLDTILKKIAISVCEIDGADPFRPELDFVKIVKIESLEKHPSADKLQIAQVTNGSTRFQIVTGATNVKVGDLVPLAIPGAKLGEKEILESELRGVKSSGMLCSEKELSLADESVGVWILNGLEGAEVGKSIRAFLHYDDIVFDVDNKSITHRPDLWNHFGFARELASQLKLPIRFNPFESLWNFDLNISLPKVLENQNAHSYYASSIQGVSILPSKRKFQARLQKCGIRVINNVVDVSNYVMLEMGQPTHFFDKKFLESQGGVSLEVSFAKKGESFALLDESSPSLEDEILLIRNQGKPVAIAGVMGGKESAVQNDSTEIVMESAVFARERVRKSIRLTGIRSDSSVRYEKGLEATTTLPVIRRALNLLKENGCSELKASEPVGFLHAPHKEVHVHTDIHFINAKLGVELSKGDVTDILERLHFTVSWKGEHLEVLVPKFRHNYDVTIPEDLVEEIGRTRGYDTIQVAPVLAEVKTPVRNLSRELERKLKTFFAGSLGFHEVYNYSFQSLKDNTFDGDSKLSVNIKNEMPEEQAVLRNSMLPSLLKNVRTNQDRFTEIKLFEFGRTYFNLPEPDNEKKFFAYAVSFDRKNSETDLKLLEEDFLIVRKQIESLLESIHIFDYSWEIRQESFYHPAASLSLVVESRQVGVLGYVHPAVLDSFELKKRVIYGSFDFSSIVEIWNTNRKISRFVPPSQFPEAEIDLSILIGEKENTNHFTELVKKENIPELKDGWVYSQFSGGNVPEGKRSVSYRFKLVNYEKTFTQERIKEISDQLVALAGKNGFVLR, from the coding sequence GTGAAACTTTCCTTAGACTGGATGAATGACTTTGCACCTCTGAAAGAGGTCGGTCTCGATACGATCCTAAAAAAAATTGCGATTTCAGTGTGTGAAATCGACGGCGCCGATCCTTTTCGCCCTGAATTGGATTTTGTAAAAATTGTAAAAATAGAATCTCTGGAAAAACATCCTTCCGCGGATAAACTCCAAATCGCACAGGTCACGAACGGCTCCACAAGATTTCAAATTGTCACCGGAGCTACAAACGTAAAAGTCGGGGACTTGGTTCCTCTCGCAATTCCCGGCGCAAAGCTGGGAGAGAAGGAAATCTTAGAATCGGAGCTGAGAGGAGTCAAAAGTTCCGGAATGCTCTGTTCTGAAAAAGAGTTATCTCTTGCCGATGAGAGTGTAGGCGTTTGGATCTTGAACGGTTTAGAAGGGGCTGAAGTCGGGAAATCGATTCGAGCTTTTTTACATTATGATGATATTGTATTCGACGTGGATAACAAGTCGATAACCCATCGGCCGGATCTTTGGAATCATTTCGGTTTCGCGAGAGAGCTCGCGTCTCAACTCAAACTTCCGATCCGATTCAATCCTTTTGAGTCGCTTTGGAATTTCGACCTCAATATTTCGCTTCCGAAAGTATTAGAAAATCAGAATGCTCATTCTTACTACGCTTCTTCGATTCAGGGAGTTTCGATTCTTCCTTCCAAAAGAAAATTTCAAGCGCGACTTCAAAAATGCGGAATTCGTGTGATCAACAACGTGGTAGACGTTTCCAATTACGTGATGTTGGAAATGGGTCAGCCAACTCATTTTTTCGATAAAAAATTTTTAGAAAGTCAAGGTGGCGTTTCCCTTGAAGTATCGTTTGCGAAGAAAGGAGAAAGTTTTGCGTTGCTCGACGAGAGTTCTCCTTCGTTGGAAGACGAAATTCTTCTTATCCGAAATCAGGGAAAACCCGTTGCGATTGCTGGAGTCATGGGAGGAAAAGAATCCGCGGTGCAAAACGATTCCACGGAAATTGTTATGGAATCCGCCGTTTTTGCGAGAGAACGAGTTCGTAAATCGATTCGCCTAACGGGAATTAGATCCGATTCTTCCGTTCGTTATGAAAAAGGGTTGGAGGCGACTACGACTCTTCCGGTAATTCGAAGAGCGCTCAATCTTTTAAAGGAGAACGGTTGTTCCGAGCTAAAGGCTTCCGAGCCCGTAGGATTCTTACACGCTCCTCATAAAGAAGTGCACGTTCATACGGACATTCATTTTATCAATGCGAAGTTGGGAGTGGAATTATCGAAAGGTGACGTTACCGATATTTTAGAAAGACTTCACTTCACTGTTTCTTGGAAAGGGGAACACTTAGAAGTCTTGGTTCCTAAATTTCGGCATAACTACGACGTTACGATTCCGGAAGATCTTGTGGAAGAGATCGGAAGGACTCGCGGTTACGACACGATTCAAGTTGCTCCAGTGCTGGCCGAAGTAAAAACTCCCGTTCGAAATCTCAGTCGAGAATTGGAAAGGAAACTCAAAACGTTTTTTGCGGGGTCACTCGGTTTCCACGAAGTGTATAATTATTCTTTTCAATCTTTAAAGGACAATACGTTCGACGGAGATTCCAAACTTTCGGTGAATATCAAGAACGAGATGCCGGAAGAACAAGCGGTTCTCAGAAATTCCATGCTTCCTTCTCTTCTGAAAAATGTGAGAACCAATCAGGATCGATTTACTGAAATCAAGTTATTCGAGTTCGGAAGAACGTATTTTAATCTTCCTGAACCGGACAACGAGAAGAAATTCTTCGCGTATGCAGTTTCTTTCGACAGAAAGAATTCGGAGACGGACCTAAAACTCCTTGAAGAAGATTTTTTAATCGTACGAAAACAAATCGAATCTCTTCTCGAGTCCATTCACATTTTTGATTATTCTTGGGAGATCAGACAGGAATCCTTTTATCATCCCGCGGCAAGTTTGTCTTTGGTCGTCGAATCGCGGCAAGTCGGAGTTTTAGGCTACGTCCATCCTGCGGTCTTGGATTCTTTTGAACTGAAAAAAAGGGTGATCTACGGTTCGTTCGATTTTTCTTCGATCGTTGAAATCTGGAATACAAATCGTAAAATTTCTAGATTCGTTCCACCGTCTCAGTTTCCGGAAGCCGAGATCGATCTTTCGATTCTCATCGGAGAAAAGGAAAATACAAATCATTTTACCGAACTCGTTAAAAAGGAAAATATTCCGGAGCTAAAAGACGGTTGGGTTTACTCTCAATTCTCCGGAGGAAACGTTCCCGAAGGAAAAAGATCGGTCAGTTATCGTTTCAAATTGGTGAACTATGAAAAAACGTTTACTCAAGAAAGAATCAAAGAAATTTCCGATCAACTCGTTGCTCTTGCCGGCAAAAACGGTTTCGTGTTGAGATAA